The Halobacterium sp. CBA1132 genome has a segment encoding these proteins:
- a CDS encoding 50S ribosomal protein L16, which produces MSEKPASMYRKIDKPSYTRRDYVTGIPGSKIAQHQMGDLQADAEDFAVQISLVPQEECQLRHGSLEAARLSANRHLIKELGEGNYKMSLRKFPHQIIRENKQATGAGADRVSDGMRQAFGVPVGTAARIYPGEQLMTAYCDVEQAEAVKEAFRRAYNKITPPCKINVERGEELLVR; this is translated from the coding sequence ATGTCCGAGAAGCCGGCCTCCATGTACCGGAAAATCGACAAGCCGTCGTACACCCGTCGCGACTACGTCACGGGTATTCCGGGCTCGAAGATTGCACAGCACCAGATGGGCGACCTGCAGGCGGACGCCGAAGACTTCGCCGTCCAGATCAGCCTCGTTCCCCAGGAGGAGTGCCAGCTCCGCCACGGCTCGCTGGAGGCTGCGCGCCTGTCCGCGAACCGTCACCTCATCAAGGAACTCGGCGAGGGCAACTACAAGATGAGCCTCCGCAAGTTCCCCCACCAGATCATCCGAGAGAACAAGCAGGCGACCGGCGCGGGTGCGGACCGTGTCTCCGACGGAATGCGCCAGGCGTTCGGCGTCCCGGTCGGGACCGCGGCCCGCATCTACCCCGGCGAGCAGCTGATGACCGCGTACTGCGACGTCGAGCAGGCCGAAGCCGTCAAGGAGGCCTTCCGTCGCGCGTACAACAAGATCACGCCGCCGTGCAAGATCAACGTCGAGCGCGGCGAAGAACTGCTCGTCCGTTGA
- a CDS encoding carboxylate--amine ligase yields MTFHEFEDLRAALAAADFDRPPAFVANAHVTGVSVARALDVHGVPVVALDRSGDGAAPPSDAVDYAGRVTYPLDDEGGFREDVEALAAELDHEPVAFGCMDEWALAFAETEPEGVRLPFADSETMDAVLDKSSLYETCEDLGVPYPETHRLSEVDADEAADELGFPLVIKPARKREFEEAVGTNVIEVGDREEYLDVVEMARETGIEIMAQEKVPVARGEDHSLASYVPEDGDPLGVVGNARVRAPLGYGTSCVVERVEQPEIHERALAVIEDAGYHGISEAEFVYDRDRDDFVLLDVNTRPWKWISMPVQAGANLPMAAYADATDADYDPDPTNDARWLSLEDYLPLLAGGDLADVLSTADWEALVSGDFETSGDLTTAVYRPSDPAPIAHRLDVEFGGRDYYCSC; encoded by the coding sequence ATGACCTTCCACGAGTTCGAGGACCTGCGGGCCGCGCTCGCGGCCGCCGACTTCGACCGACCGCCCGCGTTCGTCGCGAACGCCCACGTCACGGGCGTCTCCGTCGCTCGCGCGCTCGACGTCCACGGCGTCCCCGTCGTGGCGCTCGACCGCTCCGGAGACGGCGCCGCACCCCCGTCCGACGCCGTCGACTACGCGGGCCGCGTCACGTACCCGCTGGACGACGAGGGCGGCTTCCGCGAGGACGTCGAAGCACTCGCCGCCGAACTCGACCACGAGCCGGTGGCGTTCGGCTGCATGGACGAGTGGGCGCTGGCGTTCGCCGAAACCGAACCCGAGGGCGTCCGCCTACCGTTCGCGGACAGCGAGACGATGGACGCCGTCCTCGACAAGAGTTCGCTGTACGAGACGTGCGAGGACCTCGGCGTCCCCTACCCCGAGACGCACCGGCTCTCCGAGGTCGACGCCGACGAGGCCGCCGACGAACTCGGCTTCCCCCTCGTAATCAAGCCGGCGCGCAAACGCGAGTTCGAGGAGGCCGTCGGCACGAACGTCATCGAGGTCGGTGACCGCGAGGAGTACCTCGACGTCGTGGAGATGGCCCGCGAAACGGGCATCGAAATCATGGCCCAAGAAAAAGTCCCGGTCGCGCGCGGCGAGGACCACTCGCTGGCGTCCTACGTTCCCGAGGACGGCGACCCGCTCGGAGTTGTCGGGAACGCCCGCGTTCGCGCGCCGCTCGGCTACGGCACCTCCTGTGTCGTCGAGCGCGTCGAACAGCCCGAAATCCACGAGCGCGCGCTCGCAGTCATCGAGGACGCGGGCTACCACGGCATCAGCGAGGCGGAGTTCGTCTACGACCGCGACCGCGACGACTTCGTCCTGCTCGACGTGAACACGCGCCCGTGGAAGTGGATTAGCATGCCCGTGCAGGCCGGCGCGAACCTCCCGATGGCCGCCTACGCCGACGCCACCGACGCCGACTACGACCCCGACCCGACGAACGACGCGCGCTGGCTCTCGCTCGAAGACTACCTTCCGCTGCTCGCCGGCGGCGACCTCGCGGACGTGCTCTCCACGGCGGACTGGGAAGCGCTCGTCTCCGGCGACTTCGAGACCAGCGGCGACCTCACGACCGCCGTCTACCGGCCCAGCGACCCCGCGCCAATCGCGCACCGCCTCGACGTCGAGTTCGGCGGTCGCGACTACTACTGCTCCTGCTGA